One Planctomicrobium piriforme DNA segment encodes these proteins:
- a CDS encoding YHS domain-containing protein has translation MHVIRSWKASRPWLVLIFLLAISTSAKSALDEPAALAARQQLETFNGVIGEWRGTGQLRRGSTQGAWRETGEFVWDFSQALPAIRYVIKDGKQAASGRITWNAPAQQFDLALQTLDAGERQLSGTWKGNELAFSGPADASGVQHRVTITVLNEKRVLVLFEKTTPNGQAFVRVAEVGYTREGTHLADAGATARECVVTGGTGTMTVSYKGETYYVCCTGCRQAFEADPEKIIAEFKERIQKRQK, from the coding sequence ATGCATGTCATTCGTTCGTGGAAGGCCTCGCGACCCTGGCTGGTGCTGATCTTTTTGCTTGCCATCAGCACGTCAGCGAAATCCGCTTTAGACGAACCCGCTGCGCTGGCCGCCCGTCAGCAGCTCGAAACCTTCAACGGCGTCATTGGCGAGTGGCGCGGCACAGGTCAGCTCCGTCGCGGCTCGACGCAGGGAGCCTGGCGCGAGACCGGCGAGTTCGTCTGGGACTTCTCGCAGGCTCTCCCGGCCATTCGTTACGTCATCAAAGACGGCAAACAGGCCGCCTCCGGTCGAATCACCTGGAATGCCCCCGCACAACAGTTTGACCTCGCCTTGCAGACGCTTGATGCGGGTGAACGCCAATTGTCCGGCACCTGGAAGGGGAATGAACTCGCCTTTTCCGGGCCTGCTGATGCCAGCGGCGTGCAGCATCGCGTGACGATCACCGTCCTCAACGAAAAACGCGTGCTGGTGCTCTTCGAGAAGACCACCCCCAATGGTCAGGCATTCGTCAGGGTGGCGGAAGTCGGCTACACGCGGGAAGGGACGCATCTTGCCGATGCCGGAGCGACCGCCAGAGAATGCGTCGTCACCGGCGGGACAGGCACGATGACCGTCAGCTACAAAGGGGAAACGTACTACGTCTGTTGCACCGGCTGCCGTCAGGCCTTCGAAGCAGATCCCGAAAAGATCATCGCCGAGTTCAAAGAGCGAATTCAAAAGCGACAGAAATAA